From Electrophorus electricus isolate fEleEle1 chromosome 8, fEleEle1.pri, whole genome shotgun sequence, the proteins below share one genomic window:
- the lrp12 gene encoding low-density lipoprotein receptor-related protein 12 isoform X2 — translation MESIKNTLWIYILLILCLFSENTACIQHNENVYVSGMSNACGEVAEQIRASSGVITSPGWPYEYPSHVNCSWNIRANPGEIITISFQDFEVQSSHRCGMDWISISTYKNLDGYRVCGSSIPSPYISSQDHVWIKFHSDDSLTGKGFRLSYITGKSEEASCAVDEFHCANGKCIPELWKCNTMDECGDNSDEELCARLGPAAAASSSSFSFQPCAPDQFPCLSRYTRVYTCLPQALRCDGSVDCQDLGDEVDCAAPACGERLRNFYGAFSSPNYPDFYPPGSDCTWLIDTGDRRKVVLRFVDFKLDGAGYGDYVKVYDGLEESPRHLLRALTALEAHAPLSVVSPSGQLRVHFYADRVNAARGFNATYQVEGFCLPWESPCGGSWGCYTETQRCDGYWHCANGRDELNCSSCREDEFPCSRGGACYPRSDRCNYQNRCPNGSDEKNCFFCQPGNFHCRNNRCVFESWVCDAQDDCGDGSDEESCPVVVPTRVITAAVIGSLICGLLLVIALGCTCKLYSLRMFERRSFETQLSRVEAELLRREAPPSYGQLIAQGLIPPVEDFPVCSGNQASVLENLRLAVRSQLGFTSIRLPTSARHGTIWRRLFNFTRSRRSASLALVSADAEEGSGGTGGSSTREQDRPGPRRSLLPLDSDDTDTESDRPPRRDAHGAVGGLVAPLPQKTPPAAAVQAIVSVSSSSAPLASREGSIAESVTDGGVAGEAPAPSGRSSFASALSRVMHSLRWVRSSLTRSTSSASTPRNHSPLRQLEHGAAAGGGAEDEDDVELLIPVSEAGTLDGDSGESGRPLLEPSAEQALAPHPASAVPSTRARPPGRDGPCEHCGMVHTARVPDVCLEARTRAETSDDESLLLC, via the exons ATGGAGAGCATAAAGAACACATTATGGATTTATATCCTTCTAATCCTCTGTCTCTTCAGCG AAAATACAGCCTGTATACAgcacaatgaaaatgtatatgtatcAGGAATGTCTAATG CATGTGGAGAAGTGGCAGAGCAGATCCGGGCATCGAGCGGCGTGATCACCAGTCCAGGCTGGCCCTACGAGTACCCTTCCCATGTCAACTGCAGCTGGAACATCAGGGCCAACCCTGGAGAGATCATCACCATCAG cTTTCAGGACTTTGAGGTCCAAAGCTCCCACCGCTGTGGCATGGATTGGATCTCCATCAGCACCTACAAGAACCTGGATGGCTACCGCGTCTGTGGCTCCTCCATCCCATCCCCTTACATTTCCTCTCAGGACCACGTGTGGATCAAGTTCCACTCGGATGACAGTCTGACCGGCAAGGGATTCCGGCTTTCTTACATCACAG GGAAGTCGGAGGAGGCCAGCTGTGCAGTAGACGAGTTCCACTGTGCCAACGGAAAGTGCATCCCTGAGTTGTGGAAGTGCAACACTATGGACGAATGCGGCGACAACTCAGATGAGGAGCTGTGTGCGCGTCTGGGTCCAGCCGCcgccgcctcctcctcctccttctccttccagcCGTGCGCCCCGGACCAGTTCCCCTGCCTGTCTCGCTACACACGCGTCTACACCTGCCTCCCACAGGCCCTCCGCTGTGATGGCAGCGTTGACTGTCAGGACCTGGGTGACGAGGTGGACTGTGCAGCACCCGCATGCGGCGAGcgactgcggaacttctacggCGCCTTTAGCTCGCCCAACTACCCAGACTTTTATCCGCCAGGCAGTGACTGCACATGGCTGATCGACACGGGCGACCGGCGCAAAGTGGTGCTGCGCTTTGTTGACTTCAAGCTGGATGGCGCTGGCTACGGCGACTACGTGAAGGTGTACGATGGCCTGGAGGAGAGCCCGCGGCATCTGCTGCGTGCACTCACGGCCCTGGAGGCACACGCTCCCCTCTCTGTGGTGTCGCCCTCGGGACAGCTGCGTGTGCACTTCTACGCCGACCGGGTGAATGCAGCACGGGGCTTCAATGCCACGTACCAGGTGGAGGGCTTCTGCCTACCATGGGAATCACCGTGCGGGGGCAGCTGGGGCTGCTATACTGAGACGCAGCGCTGCGACGGATACTGGCACTGCGCCAATGGCCGTGACGAGCTCAACTGCAGCAGCTGCCGTGAGGACGAGTTCCCGTGTTCGCGGGGTGGAGCCTGTTACCCACGTTCAGACCGCTGCAACTACCAGAACCGCTGCCCCAATGGCTCGGACGAGAAGAACTGCTTTTTCTGCCAGCCGGGCAACTTCCACTGCCGCAACAACCGTTGTGTGTTCGAGAGCTGGGTGTGCGACGCGCAGGACGACTGTGGCGATGGCAGCGACGAGGAGAGCTGCCCTGTTGTCGTGCCAACACGCGTGATCACGGCAGCGGTTATCGGGAGTCTCATCTGCGGACTTCTGTTGGTCATTGCACTGGGCTGCACCTGTAAGCTTTACTCACTCAGGATGTTCGAGCGCAG GTCTTTTGAAACACAGCTTTCACGGGTTGAGGCAGAGTTATTAAGAAGAGAAGCTCCCCCTTCCTACGGTCAGCTTATTGCCCAGGGCCTAATCCCGCCAGTGGAGGATTTCCCAGTCTGCTCTGGCAACCAG gCCTCTGTGCTAGAGAACCTGAGGTTGGCTGTACGCTCCCAACTGGGCTTCACCTCTATCCGCCTGCCAACCTCCGCCCGCCATGGCACCATCTGGCGCCGCCTCTTTAACTTCACCCGCTCGCGGCGCTCCGCCTCCCTGGCTCTGGTGTCCGCTGACGCGGAGGAGGGCTCGGGTGGCACTGGGGGCAGTTCCACCCGTGAGCAGGACCGGCCAGGCCCTCGCCGCAGCCTGCTCCCCCTTGACTCCGATGACACGGACACAGAGAGCGACCGGCCGCCTCGCCGCGACGCCCACGGAGCCGTCGGGGGCCTCGTGGCTCCCCTGCCCCAGAAAACCCCACCCGCCGCCGCCGTGCAGGCCATCGTATCCGTTTCCAGCAGCTCTGCCCCTCTGGCCAGCCGTGAGGGTAGCATTGCTGAAAGTGTGACAGACGGGGGCGTGGCTGGGGAGGCTCCAGCCCCCAGTGGGCGGAGCTCTTTCGCCAGTGCGCTGAGCCGCGTCATGCACAGCCTGCGCTGGGTCCGCTCCTCCCTCACTCGCTCAACAAGCTCAGCCTCCACACCccgaaaccacagccccctgcgACAGCTAGAGCATGGTGCTGcggctgggggtggggcagaAGATGAGGACGACGTCGAGCTCCTGATCCCGGTCTCGGAGGCCGGCACCCTGGATGGGGACTCCGGTGAGAGCGGCAGGCCGCTGCTGGAGCCCAGCGCAGAGCAGGCCCTCGCACCCCATCCTGCCTCCGCTGTGCCCTCCACTCGGGCAAGGCCGCCGGGCCGGGATGGACCCTGCGAACACTGCGGCATGGTCCACACAGCACGCGTCCCAGACGTCTGTCTGGAGGCCAGGACCAGGGCGGAGACCAGCGACGACGAGTCTCTCCTGCTTTGTTAA
- the lrp12 gene encoding low-density lipoprotein receptor-related protein 12 isoform X1, with amino-acid sequence MWRSGRADPGIERRDHQSRLALRVPFPCQLQLEHQGQPWRDHHHQLIQKWTFETNEHFHQSLQPCSAGVAELALCGLVILSHRVSTLQLHVFQHGVHSYRFQDFEVQSSHRCGMDWISISTYKNLDGYRVCGSSIPSPYISSQDHVWIKFHSDDSLTGKGFRLSYITGKSEEASCAVDEFHCANGKCIPELWKCNTMDECGDNSDEELCARLGPAAAASSSSFSFQPCAPDQFPCLSRYTRVYTCLPQALRCDGSVDCQDLGDEVDCAAPACGERLRNFYGAFSSPNYPDFYPPGSDCTWLIDTGDRRKVVLRFVDFKLDGAGYGDYVKVYDGLEESPRHLLRALTALEAHAPLSVVSPSGQLRVHFYADRVNAARGFNATYQVEGFCLPWESPCGGSWGCYTETQRCDGYWHCANGRDELNCSSCREDEFPCSRGGACYPRSDRCNYQNRCPNGSDEKNCFFCQPGNFHCRNNRCVFESWVCDAQDDCGDGSDEESCPVVVPTRVITAAVIGSLICGLLLVIALGCTCKLYSLRMFERRSFETQLSRVEAELLRREAPPSYGQLIAQGLIPPVEDFPVCSGNQASVLENLRLAVRSQLGFTSIRLPTSARHGTIWRRLFNFTRSRRSASLALVSADAEEGSGGTGGSSTREQDRPGPRRSLLPLDSDDTDTESDRPPRRDAHGAVGGLVAPLPQKTPPAAAVQAIVSVSSSSAPLASREGSIAESVTDGGVAGEAPAPSGRSSFASALSRVMHSLRWVRSSLTRSTSSASTPRNHSPLRQLEHGAAAGGGAEDEDDVELLIPVSEAGTLDGDSGESGRPLLEPSAEQALAPHPASAVPSTRARPPGRDGPCEHCGMVHTARVPDVCLEARTRAETSDDESLLLC; translated from the exons ATGTGGAGAAGTGGCAGAGCAGATCCGGGCATCGAGCGGCGTGATCACCAGTCCAGGCTGGCCCTACGAGTACCCTTCCCATGTCAACTGCAGCTGGAACATCAGGGCCAACCCTGGAGAGATCATCACCATCAG TTGATTCAGAAATGGACTTTTGAAACCAATGAGCACTTCCACCAATCTTTGCAGCCATGTTCTGCCGGTGTTGCAGAGCTGGCCCTCTGTGGTTTGGTGATTTTGAGTCATCGTGTATCAACATTACAACTCCATGTGTTCCAACATGGTGTCCATAGTTACCG cTTTCAGGACTTTGAGGTCCAAAGCTCCCACCGCTGTGGCATGGATTGGATCTCCATCAGCACCTACAAGAACCTGGATGGCTACCGCGTCTGTGGCTCCTCCATCCCATCCCCTTACATTTCCTCTCAGGACCACGTGTGGATCAAGTTCCACTCGGATGACAGTCTGACCGGCAAGGGATTCCGGCTTTCTTACATCACAG GGAAGTCGGAGGAGGCCAGCTGTGCAGTAGACGAGTTCCACTGTGCCAACGGAAAGTGCATCCCTGAGTTGTGGAAGTGCAACACTATGGACGAATGCGGCGACAACTCAGATGAGGAGCTGTGTGCGCGTCTGGGTCCAGCCGCcgccgcctcctcctcctccttctccttccagcCGTGCGCCCCGGACCAGTTCCCCTGCCTGTCTCGCTACACACGCGTCTACACCTGCCTCCCACAGGCCCTCCGCTGTGATGGCAGCGTTGACTGTCAGGACCTGGGTGACGAGGTGGACTGTGCAGCACCCGCATGCGGCGAGcgactgcggaacttctacggCGCCTTTAGCTCGCCCAACTACCCAGACTTTTATCCGCCAGGCAGTGACTGCACATGGCTGATCGACACGGGCGACCGGCGCAAAGTGGTGCTGCGCTTTGTTGACTTCAAGCTGGATGGCGCTGGCTACGGCGACTACGTGAAGGTGTACGATGGCCTGGAGGAGAGCCCGCGGCATCTGCTGCGTGCACTCACGGCCCTGGAGGCACACGCTCCCCTCTCTGTGGTGTCGCCCTCGGGACAGCTGCGTGTGCACTTCTACGCCGACCGGGTGAATGCAGCACGGGGCTTCAATGCCACGTACCAGGTGGAGGGCTTCTGCCTACCATGGGAATCACCGTGCGGGGGCAGCTGGGGCTGCTATACTGAGACGCAGCGCTGCGACGGATACTGGCACTGCGCCAATGGCCGTGACGAGCTCAACTGCAGCAGCTGCCGTGAGGACGAGTTCCCGTGTTCGCGGGGTGGAGCCTGTTACCCACGTTCAGACCGCTGCAACTACCAGAACCGCTGCCCCAATGGCTCGGACGAGAAGAACTGCTTTTTCTGCCAGCCGGGCAACTTCCACTGCCGCAACAACCGTTGTGTGTTCGAGAGCTGGGTGTGCGACGCGCAGGACGACTGTGGCGATGGCAGCGACGAGGAGAGCTGCCCTGTTGTCGTGCCAACACGCGTGATCACGGCAGCGGTTATCGGGAGTCTCATCTGCGGACTTCTGTTGGTCATTGCACTGGGCTGCACCTGTAAGCTTTACTCACTCAGGATGTTCGAGCGCAG GTCTTTTGAAACACAGCTTTCACGGGTTGAGGCAGAGTTATTAAGAAGAGAAGCTCCCCCTTCCTACGGTCAGCTTATTGCCCAGGGCCTAATCCCGCCAGTGGAGGATTTCCCAGTCTGCTCTGGCAACCAG gCCTCTGTGCTAGAGAACCTGAGGTTGGCTGTACGCTCCCAACTGGGCTTCACCTCTATCCGCCTGCCAACCTCCGCCCGCCATGGCACCATCTGGCGCCGCCTCTTTAACTTCACCCGCTCGCGGCGCTCCGCCTCCCTGGCTCTGGTGTCCGCTGACGCGGAGGAGGGCTCGGGTGGCACTGGGGGCAGTTCCACCCGTGAGCAGGACCGGCCAGGCCCTCGCCGCAGCCTGCTCCCCCTTGACTCCGATGACACGGACACAGAGAGCGACCGGCCGCCTCGCCGCGACGCCCACGGAGCCGTCGGGGGCCTCGTGGCTCCCCTGCCCCAGAAAACCCCACCCGCCGCCGCCGTGCAGGCCATCGTATCCGTTTCCAGCAGCTCTGCCCCTCTGGCCAGCCGTGAGGGTAGCATTGCTGAAAGTGTGACAGACGGGGGCGTGGCTGGGGAGGCTCCAGCCCCCAGTGGGCGGAGCTCTTTCGCCAGTGCGCTGAGCCGCGTCATGCACAGCCTGCGCTGGGTCCGCTCCTCCCTCACTCGCTCAACAAGCTCAGCCTCCACACCccgaaaccacagccccctgcgACAGCTAGAGCATGGTGCTGcggctgggggtggggcagaAGATGAGGACGACGTCGAGCTCCTGATCCCGGTCTCGGAGGCCGGCACCCTGGATGGGGACTCCGGTGAGAGCGGCAGGCCGCTGCTGGAGCCCAGCGCAGAGCAGGCCCTCGCACCCCATCCTGCCTCCGCTGTGCCCTCCACTCGGGCAAGGCCGCCGGGCCGGGATGGACCCTGCGAACACTGCGGCATGGTCCACACAGCACGCGTCCCAGACGTCTGTCTGGAGGCCAGGACCAGGGCGGAGACCAGCGACGACGAGTCTCTCCTGCTTTGTTAA
- the lrp12 gene encoding low-density lipoprotein receptor-related protein 12 isoform X3 has protein sequence MSNACGEVAEQIRASSGVITSPGWPYEYPSHVNCSWNIRANPGEIITISFQDFEVQSSHRCGMDWISISTYKNLDGYRVCGSSIPSPYISSQDHVWIKFHSDDSLTGKGFRLSYITGKSEEASCAVDEFHCANGKCIPELWKCNTMDECGDNSDEELCARLGPAAAASSSSFSFQPCAPDQFPCLSRYTRVYTCLPQALRCDGSVDCQDLGDEVDCAAPACGERLRNFYGAFSSPNYPDFYPPGSDCTWLIDTGDRRKVVLRFVDFKLDGAGYGDYVKVYDGLEESPRHLLRALTALEAHAPLSVVSPSGQLRVHFYADRVNAARGFNATYQVEGFCLPWESPCGGSWGCYTETQRCDGYWHCANGRDELNCSSCREDEFPCSRGGACYPRSDRCNYQNRCPNGSDEKNCFFCQPGNFHCRNNRCVFESWVCDAQDDCGDGSDEESCPVVVPTRVITAAVIGSLICGLLLVIALGCTCKLYSLRMFERRSFETQLSRVEAELLRREAPPSYGQLIAQGLIPPVEDFPVCSGNQASVLENLRLAVRSQLGFTSIRLPTSARHGTIWRRLFNFTRSRRSASLALVSADAEEGSGGTGGSSTREQDRPGPRRSLLPLDSDDTDTESDRPPRRDAHGAVGGLVAPLPQKTPPAAAVQAIVSVSSSSAPLASREGSIAESVTDGGVAGEAPAPSGRSSFASALSRVMHSLRWVRSSLTRSTSSASTPRNHSPLRQLEHGAAAGGGAEDEDDVELLIPVSEAGTLDGDSGESGRPLLEPSAEQALAPHPASAVPSTRARPPGRDGPCEHCGMVHTARVPDVCLEARTRAETSDDESLLLC, from the exons ATGTCTAATG CATGTGGAGAAGTGGCAGAGCAGATCCGGGCATCGAGCGGCGTGATCACCAGTCCAGGCTGGCCCTACGAGTACCCTTCCCATGTCAACTGCAGCTGGAACATCAGGGCCAACCCTGGAGAGATCATCACCATCAG cTTTCAGGACTTTGAGGTCCAAAGCTCCCACCGCTGTGGCATGGATTGGATCTCCATCAGCACCTACAAGAACCTGGATGGCTACCGCGTCTGTGGCTCCTCCATCCCATCCCCTTACATTTCCTCTCAGGACCACGTGTGGATCAAGTTCCACTCGGATGACAGTCTGACCGGCAAGGGATTCCGGCTTTCTTACATCACAG GGAAGTCGGAGGAGGCCAGCTGTGCAGTAGACGAGTTCCACTGTGCCAACGGAAAGTGCATCCCTGAGTTGTGGAAGTGCAACACTATGGACGAATGCGGCGACAACTCAGATGAGGAGCTGTGTGCGCGTCTGGGTCCAGCCGCcgccgcctcctcctcctccttctccttccagcCGTGCGCCCCGGACCAGTTCCCCTGCCTGTCTCGCTACACACGCGTCTACACCTGCCTCCCACAGGCCCTCCGCTGTGATGGCAGCGTTGACTGTCAGGACCTGGGTGACGAGGTGGACTGTGCAGCACCCGCATGCGGCGAGcgactgcggaacttctacggCGCCTTTAGCTCGCCCAACTACCCAGACTTTTATCCGCCAGGCAGTGACTGCACATGGCTGATCGACACGGGCGACCGGCGCAAAGTGGTGCTGCGCTTTGTTGACTTCAAGCTGGATGGCGCTGGCTACGGCGACTACGTGAAGGTGTACGATGGCCTGGAGGAGAGCCCGCGGCATCTGCTGCGTGCACTCACGGCCCTGGAGGCACACGCTCCCCTCTCTGTGGTGTCGCCCTCGGGACAGCTGCGTGTGCACTTCTACGCCGACCGGGTGAATGCAGCACGGGGCTTCAATGCCACGTACCAGGTGGAGGGCTTCTGCCTACCATGGGAATCACCGTGCGGGGGCAGCTGGGGCTGCTATACTGAGACGCAGCGCTGCGACGGATACTGGCACTGCGCCAATGGCCGTGACGAGCTCAACTGCAGCAGCTGCCGTGAGGACGAGTTCCCGTGTTCGCGGGGTGGAGCCTGTTACCCACGTTCAGACCGCTGCAACTACCAGAACCGCTGCCCCAATGGCTCGGACGAGAAGAACTGCTTTTTCTGCCAGCCGGGCAACTTCCACTGCCGCAACAACCGTTGTGTGTTCGAGAGCTGGGTGTGCGACGCGCAGGACGACTGTGGCGATGGCAGCGACGAGGAGAGCTGCCCTGTTGTCGTGCCAACACGCGTGATCACGGCAGCGGTTATCGGGAGTCTCATCTGCGGACTTCTGTTGGTCATTGCACTGGGCTGCACCTGTAAGCTTTACTCACTCAGGATGTTCGAGCGCAG GTCTTTTGAAACACAGCTTTCACGGGTTGAGGCAGAGTTATTAAGAAGAGAAGCTCCCCCTTCCTACGGTCAGCTTATTGCCCAGGGCCTAATCCCGCCAGTGGAGGATTTCCCAGTCTGCTCTGGCAACCAG gCCTCTGTGCTAGAGAACCTGAGGTTGGCTGTACGCTCCCAACTGGGCTTCACCTCTATCCGCCTGCCAACCTCCGCCCGCCATGGCACCATCTGGCGCCGCCTCTTTAACTTCACCCGCTCGCGGCGCTCCGCCTCCCTGGCTCTGGTGTCCGCTGACGCGGAGGAGGGCTCGGGTGGCACTGGGGGCAGTTCCACCCGTGAGCAGGACCGGCCAGGCCCTCGCCGCAGCCTGCTCCCCCTTGACTCCGATGACACGGACACAGAGAGCGACCGGCCGCCTCGCCGCGACGCCCACGGAGCCGTCGGGGGCCTCGTGGCTCCCCTGCCCCAGAAAACCCCACCCGCCGCCGCCGTGCAGGCCATCGTATCCGTTTCCAGCAGCTCTGCCCCTCTGGCCAGCCGTGAGGGTAGCATTGCTGAAAGTGTGACAGACGGGGGCGTGGCTGGGGAGGCTCCAGCCCCCAGTGGGCGGAGCTCTTTCGCCAGTGCGCTGAGCCGCGTCATGCACAGCCTGCGCTGGGTCCGCTCCTCCCTCACTCGCTCAACAAGCTCAGCCTCCACACCccgaaaccacagccccctgcgACAGCTAGAGCATGGTGCTGcggctgggggtggggcagaAGATGAGGACGACGTCGAGCTCCTGATCCCGGTCTCGGAGGCCGGCACCCTGGATGGGGACTCCGGTGAGAGCGGCAGGCCGCTGCTGGAGCCCAGCGCAGAGCAGGCCCTCGCACCCCATCCTGCCTCCGCTGTGCCCTCCACTCGGGCAAGGCCGCCGGGCCGGGATGGACCCTGCGAACACTGCGGCATGGTCCACACAGCACGCGTCCCAGACGTCTGTCTGGAGGCCAGGACCAGGGCGGAGACCAGCGACGACGAGTCTCTCCTGCTTTGTTAA